The DNA window CCCATCGTGGACGAAGAAAACCACCTCACCGGCCTCGTCACGATGCAGGGCGTCCTCCAGCGCCGCGAGTACGGCGAGGCGGTCCGCGACGAAGACGGTCACCTCCGCGTGGGCGTCGCCGTCGGCCCGTTCGAAACCGACCGCGCGGTCGCCGCCGACGAAGCGGGGGCCGACGTGCTCTTCATCGACTGCGCCCACGCTCACAACCTGAACGTCATCGACGGCGCGCGAGAAATCAAGGAATCCGTGGACGCCGACGTCGTCGTCGGCAACATCGGCACGCGCGAAGCGGCGGAAGACATCGTTGACTTCGCCGACGGCCTCAAGGTCGGTATCGGCCCCGGAAGCATCTGCACGACCCGCGTCGTGAGCGGGTCCGGCATGCCCCAAATCACCGCCATCTCGCAAGTGGCCGACGTGGCGACCCAACACGACGTTCCCGTCATCGCCGACGGCGGCATCCGATACTCCGGCGACGCCATCAAATCCATCGCGGCGGGCGCGGACGCGGTGATGCTCGGGTCGTACTTCGCGGGAACCGACGAGGCCCCCGGCCGCGTCATCACCATCGAAGGCAAGAAGTACAAACAGTACCGCGGCATGGGAAGCGTCGGCGCGATGAAGAGCGGCGACGGCAGCCGCTACCTGAAAGACGACCCGCAGGACGAAGACGAGTACGTCCCCGAGGGCGTCGAGGCGGCCAAACCGTACAAGGGAACCCTCGAAAGCGAACTCCACCAGCTCGTCGGCGGCATGAAGTCCGGTACATGGGCTACGTCGGCGCGGAGACGATTCCGGCGTTCAAGGAACGCTCCGAGTTCGTCCGCATCTCGCCCGCCGGTCAGCAGGAGAGCCACGCCCACGACGTGATGATTACCGACGAAGCGCCGAACTACAGCCCCGGCGAATAAGAGAGTCGTTCACACACGTCAATTTTTGTCGCATCTGTTCGAAAATAGCAGCTATGCAGACGTTTCTCCGATTACAGTACGAGAAACCCGACGAACTCCCGTCCGAATTCGGGCACGACATTCGAACACCCGAATCGTTCGTGGAGGAGTTCGTCACGGAGTTTTCGAAAGACGGTGACACCGTTCTCGACCCCTTTGCTGGGTTCGGAACGACTGAACGGAGTGAGGGAGTCGGTTGGGGAGGGTGTGGTGCGGAGGCAGTGCGGTCACGGGTGGGACTTCTGAAAGGCTTCGCCTTTCAACTCCCCGCTCATGCCTCGCGGGGATGAAAGGGGCCGTCCGTTCGCGCTTGCGTGGTCGCTTGCGCGGGCCACTATTTTGGTCGGGCTTTCGAAGTAGTCGTCTCGGTGGCTGCAATCACAAAACAATCAAAATCAACGCGGTCTACCGCAGTTCCATTTCGTCGTCCCCCAAATCACCGCGACAGCCACAACTCACGAAGTAGTTCGTGGCAAAAACGGGCCGGGCGCGATTTGAACACGCGACCGTCTGATTAAGAGTCAGACGCTCTGCCTAACTGAGCTACCGGCCCAACGCATTCGGAAAAAGTCGGGTGGGACGTAAATACGTTTCCTTTCGGACTGCGGTCTTCGGGTTTGGCCGAGAAACGAACGACCGCGAGTGACCCGATGGGGTCAGTAATCACCGAGAACGCCGAGTTTCCGCGCGCGGCGCTGACAGAGGGTGAACGCCACGTAACCGACGACGGTGTACACCACGGCGACGCCGACCAGAATACCGAGGTCGGTCGGGTCGATGTTCCAGAGGGACGTTCCGTTCTGCATCGACTGGCGGAGCAGATAGCTCCCGAGCGAGAGGGGGAGGAACTTCGCCAGCGGCACGTCCGTCACGGGTGCCGAGAGCAGGCCGATGAAGACGAACTGCATCAACTGGAAGGCCGCGCTGATTCGTTTGTAGAGCAACGCGAGGCCGCCTAACGCGAACCCGAGTCCGATGGCCGACGCGATGGTCAGAATCCCCAGCGGGACGACGGTCACGAAGTCGATGATGAGCGTCTCGCCCGTCGTCACCAACATCAACACGAGGATGAGACTACCCCACACGAAACTCCACAGCAGGTTGACCACGGTCTGAATCGTGATGACGCGCCCGATGCCGAACGGCGTCATGTACAGCTGTTCGAGCGTCCCCCACTGCGCTTCCTGCGTCATCGTCTGTGCCAGACTGGAGAACGCTATCTGCGTCATGGTGAACAGGAAAAAGCCGACGATGATGCCGCCGAGCGAGTCGTTCAGGGACCGACCGGCGACCGCCTGCCCGCCGAAGAAGATGAGCAAGAAGAGGATGTAGATGGTGCCGATTTGTGCGACCGTGTTGACGATGTAGCGTTTGAGCAGGATGTACGACTTGATGAAGTTGCCGCGAAAGAGGACGTAGTTGCTCATCCGCTTCCCTCCAGCATGTTCTCTCCGTCATCCCCGGTTATCGTGAGGAACACCTCTTCGAGGTCGGATTCGTTCGACGAGACGGATTCGATGGCGACGCCGCCGTCGCGGAGGATATCCACGACGTCGTACAGTCGTCGTGGCGTTTCGACGGCGACGGTGAACTCGGTGCGGTTGTCGGACGTCTTCCACCGGCTGGTTTCGTAGGTCCCCTCGACGGTTTCCCGGTGGGAATCCGGCAGACGACCTTCGAGCACGACCCGATAGGTCCGCGTATCGAACAGGTCCGAGAGCGCGTCCACGGGACGATCGACGACGATTGACCCCTCGTTCATGATGATAACGCGGTCGCACAAGCTCTGTACGACGTCCATGTTGTGACTGCTGACGACGATGGTTCGGTCGTGTTCGTCGACGAGCGTCCGCAAGTCGCGTTGGAGGTCGCGGGCCGCCTCCACGTCGAGTCCGAGCGTCGGTTCGTCCATGAAGACGACCGGCGTATCGCGCGCCAAGGAGATGGCGAGCGAAACCTTCTGTTTCATCCCCCGCGAGAGGTCCTTGACGACCTCGTTCGCCTTGTCGGTGAGCCGCAACTGCTCCAACAACTCGTCGTGTTGGTCTCGAACCGTCTTCGGGTGGATACCCTGCAAACTGGCGAAGTAGTCGAGGTTTTCCCGCACCGTCAACCGCCAGTACGCGTTTCGATTGCCTTCGAGGACCGCGCTGACGTTCTCGTACGCGCCTCGGTAATCGTCGTGAACGTCGACGCCGTTGATGTGAACCGACCCGTCCGTCGGAATCAGCAGTCCGAGCGTGGACTTGATGGTCGTCGTCTTCCCCGCCCCGTTCGGTCCGAGAAGTCCCACGATGGTGCCGGACTCGATGTCGAACGAGACGTCATCGACGGCGGTGATGGCGTCTCCATCCCGCGTCGAATACTCCTTTGTCAGATGTTCCACACTCACGGCGATTTCGTCCGTGGCCGAATCGGACGGCGAAGGAGTGTGGTCCGTGTCCATTTCGAGCGTGCCCATTAGTACCAAAGAGGTTTAGTGACGTTACTTTTGAAAGTTTCGATGGTGAATACGATTCTCCCACCGAGTGATTAAAACAGTGCATCGGGCTGGTTTCAGCGGCGCTCCGGGAGGATTAAGTACCGGCCGGGGCTACGGCCCAATAGTAATGAGCGCCGGGATAACTATCTCCTCGATGTCTACGTACGCCATTCTCGGTTGTGGGAGCGTCGGCTACGCCGTCGCCGAGGAACTCGTTGCACAGGGGAAGGAGGTTCTCATCGTCGACAGGGACACCGACCGCGTTGAGGCGCTCCGTGACCAGGATTTGAACGCACAGGGGGGAGACATCCGCGAGGAATCGGTCGCCGAAGAGGTCGGCGACCGCGACGTCGTGCTCATTCTCTCCTCGGACGTCGCCGCGAACAAGGAAGCCGTCTCGAACCTGCAGGCACGTGGCGGCGAGCGGTTTACCGTCGTCCGAGCGAGCGACCCGGTGTCGGCCGACGAACTCACCGAGATGGGTGCCGACGTGGTTATCAACCCCTCGTCGGTCATCGCCAACTCCGCGCTTCGGTCGCTCGAAGCGGGCGAGTTGGAGTACAAGGCGCGACAGCTGTCCGGCGTCATCGAGGACACGTCGAAAAAACTCGCGGTGCTCACGCACGACAACCCGGACCCCGACTCCATCGCCAGCGCCGCCGCGCTCCAGACCATCGCCGAAAGCCTCGGCGTCGAGGCGGACATCCTCTATCACGGCGAAATCGGGCATCAGGAGAACCGCGCGTTCGTCAACCTACTCGGTATCGAACTCCTTCAACGGGACGAG is part of the Haladaptatus paucihalophilus DX253 genome and encodes:
- a CDS encoding DNA methyltransferase produces the protein MQTFLRLQYEKPDELPSEFGHDIRTPESFVEEFVTEFSKDGDTVLDPFAGFGTTERSEGVGWGGCGAEAVRSRVGLLKGFAFQLPAHASRG
- a CDS encoding ABC transporter ATP-binding protein, with translation MGTLEMDTDHTPSPSDSATDEIAVSVEHLTKEYSTRDGDAITAVDDVSFDIESGTIVGLLGPNGAGKTTTIKSTLGLLIPTDGSVHINGVDVHDDYRGAYENVSAVLEGNRNAYWRLTVRENLDYFASLQGIHPKTVRDQHDELLEQLRLTDKANEVVKDLSRGMKQKVSLAISLARDTPVVFMDEPTLGLDVEAARDLQRDLRTLVDEHDRTIVVSSHNMDVVQSLCDRVIIMNEGSIVVDRPVDALSDLFDTRTYRVVLEGRLPDSHRETVEGTYETSRWKTSDNRTEFTVAVETPRRLYDVVDILRDGGVAIESVSSNESDLEEVFLTITGDDGENMLEGSG